Proteins encoded in a region of the Brevefilum fermentans genome:
- the nuoF gene encoding NADH-quinone oxidoreductase subunit NuoF — MSVRSMILVSNDPESRMRGSEKIFSEFQQQLSQYNLADEVSLTLATDLGSSYASPLVIIYPEAVIYGPVTPADVPHIVEEHLYKGRIVDEKRAPAHELSGKVAWLSARKGTLPAENRVVLKNVGLIDPEDIEDYIANDGYQALGMALEMSPDEVIDLIKASGLQGRGGAGFPAGLKWGFVRSTNSDKKYVICNADESEPGTFKDRVVLEGDPHAILEAMLISAYAVGADEGYIYIRGEYQLAIERMETAIKQAEQYGFLGENIFGSGLNFKVHVHAGAGAYICGEETALIESIEGRRGEPRNRPPYPTTYGLWGKPTLINNVETFANIPPIIRNGADWYRSLGTPSSPGTKVYTILGNVNVTGLIEVPMGITLREVISIYAKGMKTGTFKMAQTGGSSGSIIPASLQDAPMDFESFKKAGVSLGSGALLICNDEVCIVDLAKVLINFFKVESCGKCTPCRIGTKRAYDLLDGIAKGKGTLEDLDELQQLSQELTDLSNCGLGQTAGTPIKDMLTYFRAEVEAHIRLGVCPVGVCPMQA, encoded by the coding sequence ATGAGTGTGCGATCAATGATTCTTGTTTCCAATGATCCCGAAAGCCGAATGCGTGGATCGGAAAAAATATTTTCGGAATTTCAACAACAATTGTCCCAATATAACCTTGCCGATGAAGTTTCTCTCACTTTGGCAACGGATCTTGGGTCAAGCTATGCCTCCCCCCTGGTCATCATTTACCCCGAGGCTGTAATTTACGGTCCTGTAACACCGGCAGATGTACCACACATCGTCGAAGAGCATCTCTACAAGGGTCGCATTGTCGATGAAAAGCGTGCCCCGGCACATGAGCTGTCCGGTAAAGTTGCCTGGCTGTCTGCTCGAAAAGGAACTTTGCCCGCGGAAAACCGGGTTGTTTTGAAAAATGTTGGATTAATCGACCCGGAAGACATCGAAGATTACATCGCAAACGATGGGTACCAGGCGCTTGGCATGGCTCTTGAAATGTCTCCGGATGAGGTCATAGATTTGATTAAAGCCTCCGGATTGCAAGGCCGCGGCGGCGCAGGATTCCCTGCAGGCTTAAAATGGGGATTTGTAAGAAGTACAAATAGCGACAAAAAATATGTGATTTGCAATGCGGACGAAAGCGAACCGGGCACCTTCAAAGACCGTGTTGTTCTTGAGGGAGATCCTCATGCGATCCTTGAAGCGATGTTGATCTCCGCCTATGCTGTTGGTGCTGATGAGGGTTATATCTACATCCGCGGTGAATATCAACTGGCAATTGAACGCATGGAAACTGCAATCAAACAAGCCGAACAATATGGTTTTCTGGGAGAGAATATTTTTGGTTCAGGTTTGAACTTTAAGGTACACGTTCATGCAGGTGCAGGTGCCTATATTTGCGGTGAAGAAACCGCACTCATTGAATCAATTGAGGGTAGGCGAGGGGAACCTCGTAACAGGCCACCCTACCCCACAACCTATGGCTTGTGGGGCAAACCCACTCTAATCAATAATGTGGAAACCTTTGCCAACATCCCGCCGATTATTAGAAATGGCGCTGATTGGTATCGCAGCCTGGGAACACCCTCAAGCCCTGGAACAAAAGTATACACAATCCTGGGTAATGTCAATGTTACCGGGCTGATTGAAGTTCCTATGGGGATCACCCTGCGCGAGGTTATCTCAATTTACGCAAAAGGCATGAAAACCGGCACCTTTAAAATGGCTCAAACGGGTGGATCAAGTGGCTCGATCATTCCGGCCAGCCTCCAGGATGCACCGATGGATTTTGAATCCTTCAAAAAAGCAGGCGTTTCTCTTGGTTCCGGTGCTTTATTGATTTGCAACGACGAGGTCTGCATTGTGGATCTTGCCAAGGTTCTGATCAATTTCTTCAAAGTCGAAAGCTGTGGAAAGTGTACACCCTGCCGAATTGGCACAAAAAGAGCTTACGATTTATTGGATGGCATTGCAAAGGGCAAAGGTACCCTAGAGGACCTGGACGAACTGCAGCAATTGAGTCAAGAGTTGACCGATCTTTCAAATTGTGGCCTGGGTCAAACTGCGGGTACACCAATCAAAGACATGCTGACTTATTTCCGTGCCGAGGTAGAAGCACATATTCGCCTGGGTGTCTGTCCTGTCGGGGTTTGCCCGATGCAGGCTTGA
- the nuoE gene encoding NADH-quinone oxidoreductase subunit NuoE, protein MTSDQNKDVQNLDDIREVVENIGSTRADLIPVLQAITNKFGYISQSAIKELSGLMGLPTKEIFSVATFYRMLSTQPRGKHVIQFCESAPCHVVGGREVFLALQEALNLEPGQTSPDNKWTLLTTSCLGVCGVGPVILIDTDMYGNVTPEQVKIILSRYD, encoded by the coding sequence ATGACATCTGATCAAAACAAAGATGTACAGAACTTAGACGATATCCGAGAAGTTGTTGAAAATATTGGTTCAACACGCGCAGATCTCATCCCTGTACTGCAAGCTATCACAAACAAATTTGGGTATATTTCACAATCTGCAATTAAGGAATTGTCTGGTTTGATGGGCCTGCCCACAAAAGAGATTTTTTCTGTCGCCACTTTTTATCGGATGCTTTCAACCCAGCCACGCGGAAAACACGTCATCCAGTTCTGTGAAAGTGCTCCCTGCCACGTTGTGGGCGGAAGAGAGGTCTTTTTAGCCCTGCAAGAGGCACTGAATCTGGAGCCCGGTCAAACGAGCCCTGACAACAAATGGACCTTGCTGACGACAAGCTGCCTGGGCGTATGTGGTGTTGGGCCCGTCATCTTGATTGATACAGACATGTATGGGAACGTCACACCTGAACAGGTGAAGATTATTCTCAGCCGGTATGATTAG
- a CDS encoding NADH-quinone oxidoreductase subunit NuoF yields the protein MAFYRSTVLVSVDPVCVEKGAYELITSLQDELIKQGLVDEVQILETARIGDPQLFGPDLMIYPEGTHYTNLTYYDIPRLVEEHFIKGRILKQYEAVMTDSIDEELSAPKTKEIRVVLRNIGVIDPRNIEDYFAYDGYLALGKVLSEMSPDDVIQEILDAKLRGRGGAGFPTGLKWRFAKQAEGDIKYIVCNADEGDPGAFMNRRVLEGDPHSVIEGMIIAAYAVGARQGYIYCRAEYPIAVSTVNLAIKQARSFGLLGKNIMGTDFSFDLEVRVGAGAFVCGEETALLASIEGKRGEPRARPPFPAVKGLWGKPTNINNVETYANVPQIILKGADWFSSMGTEKSKGTKTFALAGDVKHTGLIEVPFGISLRDIVYEVGGGIKGDKKFKAIQTGGPMGGCLPESLLDLPVDYETLGQAGSIMGSGGMIVMDEDTCMVDIARFFMEFTQDESCGKCVPCRVGTHRLLEILEGICDGRGTEDDLVELQELSEQIRQNSLCGLGQGAPNPVVSTLTHFMDEYKAHIYEKRCPAKVCRSLITFEILDGPCTGCTVCARNCPVTAISGERKETHVIDQDICIKCGICYQVCQFDAIRIT from the coding sequence ATGGCTTTTTACAGATCGACTGTGCTTGTTTCCGTTGACCCGGTATGCGTCGAGAAAGGTGCATACGAATTAATCACCAGCTTGCAAGATGAATTAATTAAGCAGGGCTTGGTTGACGAAGTTCAAATCCTTGAAACTGCTCGTATAGGGGATCCTCAGCTCTTTGGGCCGGATTTGATGATATATCCCGAAGGGACCCATTATACCAACCTGACATATTATGATATCCCCCGCCTGGTAGAAGAACATTTCATCAAAGGCCGCATTTTAAAACAATATGAAGCTGTGATGACAGATTCTATTGATGAAGAACTGAGCGCACCCAAGACAAAAGAAATCAGGGTTGTTCTTCGCAACATTGGCGTCATCGATCCTCGTAATATTGAAGACTATTTTGCATATGATGGTTATTTGGCGCTTGGCAAAGTCCTCAGTGAGATGTCCCCTGATGATGTCATCCAGGAAATACTGGATGCAAAACTACGTGGACGGGGTGGCGCAGGCTTTCCAACCGGTTTAAAATGGCGATTTGCAAAACAAGCTGAAGGCGATATCAAGTATATCGTCTGTAACGCAGACGAGGGAGACCCTGGCGCTTTCATGAATCGTCGCGTTTTAGAAGGTGATCCTCATTCGGTAATTGAGGGCATGATCATTGCCGCCTACGCAGTAGGTGCCAGGCAGGGTTATATCTACTGTCGAGCAGAGTACCCCATCGCCGTCAGTACCGTGAACCTGGCTATTAAACAAGCTCGTTCTTTCGGACTGCTGGGCAAGAATATTATGGGAACTGATTTCAGCTTCGATTTGGAAGTTCGGGTGGGAGCAGGTGCCTTTGTCTGTGGAGAGGAAACCGCATTATTAGCATCAATTGAAGGCAAGCGTGGGGAACCGCGTGCCAGGCCGCCTTTCCCGGCAGTTAAAGGATTGTGGGGTAAGCCGACTAACATCAACAATGTTGAAACCTACGCGAACGTCCCGCAGATTATTTTAAAAGGCGCGGATTGGTTCTCGAGCATGGGTACTGAAAAAAGCAAAGGAACGAAAACTTTTGCTTTAGCTGGTGATGTAAAACACACGGGTTTAATTGAAGTCCCCTTTGGTATTTCATTAAGAGATATTGTTTATGAAGTCGGTGGTGGTATCAAAGGAGATAAGAAATTCAAAGCGATTCAAACTGGTGGCCCAATGGGTGGATGTTTGCCTGAAAGTCTCCTTGATTTACCGGTCGACTATGAGACCCTTGGTCAGGCTGGCTCAATTATGGGGTCGGGCGGCATGATTGTCATGGATGAAGATACTTGCATGGTGGACATCGCGCGTTTCTTCATGGAATTCACCCAGGATGAATCATGTGGTAAGTGCGTCCCATGTCGGGTCGGAACGCATCGCTTGCTTGAAATTCTCGAAGGCATTTGTGATGGTCGTGGAACCGAAGACGATCTTGTTGAATTGCAGGAGCTCAGCGAACAAATTCGTCAAAACAGCCTTTGTGGTCTTGGGCAAGGTGCGCCAAATCCTGTCGTCTCCACATTAACTCACTTTATGGATGAGTATAAAGCACACATTTACGAAAAACGATGTCCTGCAAAAGTGTGCCGGTCGTTGATCACATTTGAAATTTTAGACGGACCATGCACAGGATGTACAGTGTGTGCACGCAACTGCCCGGTTACTGCCATCTCTGGGGAGCGCAAAGAAACCCACGTCATTGACCAGGATATCTGTATCAAATGCGGAATTTGCTACCAGGTATGCCAGTTTGATGCCATTCGCATCACATAA
- a CDS encoding (2Fe-2S) ferredoxin domain-containing protein, producing MPVIKSLDDLKRIREEALKKQELKSQSGKTEIIVGMGTVGIAAGARETLKAILDYVDHHNLEDIIIRQTGNIGIDSYEPVVQVILPGEEKVTYGLVSPEIAKIIMEEHVVKGNICSDYTVKS from the coding sequence ATGCCAGTTATTAAATCACTTGACGATTTGAAACGTATTAGAGAAGAAGCTTTAAAAAAGCAGGAATTAAAATCACAATCCGGCAAAACAGAAATCATCGTTGGGATGGGAACAGTTGGTATTGCTGCAGGCGCCAGAGAAACCCTCAAAGCCATCCTTGACTACGTAGACCACCACAACCTGGAAGACATTATCATCCGCCAAACCGGTAATATTGGCATTGATTCTTATGAACCCGTTGTCCAGGTAATTCTTCCTGGTGAAGAAAAAGTGACTTATGGTTTGGTCTCGCCTGAAATAGCGAAAATCATCATGGAAGAACATGTTGTCAAAGGCAACATTTGTTCCGATTACACAGTGAAAAGTTAA
- a CDS encoding ATP-binding protein, whose protein sequence is MRELCLHILDIAANSVTAGADRISILIDENLIEDTLTIKIIDNGKGMSEETVKSITDPFTTSRTERAVGLGIPLLKYAAESCDGWFSIKSELGKGTHISVVFKHSHIDRMPLGNIVDTLLTLLLGTPEINWVFTVKRNGREFNFDDHEVKKELDGVSITEPEVIRFIRSFITESIMEVLNEKGD, encoded by the coding sequence TTGAGAGAGCTTTGCCTGCATATACTGGATATCGCGGCAAACAGTGTCACCGCAGGTGCTGATAGAATCAGCATTTTGATCGATGAGAATCTGATCGAAGATACGCTTACAATTAAAATCATTGATAATGGCAAAGGGATGTCCGAAGAAACGGTAAAGAGTATCACTGATCCTTTTACGACAAGCCGCACTGAAAGAGCGGTTGGACTTGGCATCCCTCTCTTGAAATATGCAGCTGAATCATGTGACGGATGGTTTTCAATCAAATCTGAATTAGGGAAAGGCACCCATATTAGTGTTGTGTTTAAGCACAGTCATATTGATAGAATGCCATTAGGAAACATTGTCGATACATTATTAACGCTCCTTCTTGGCACACCGGAAATTAACTGGGTATTCACAGTGAAAAGGAATGGGAGAGAATTCAATTTTGATGATCATGAAGTTAAAAAAGAACTGGATGGTGTATCGATCACAGAACCAGAAGTGATCCGTTTCATCCGATCTTTTATTACTGAAAGTATTATGGAAGTTCTAAACGAAAAAGGAGATTAG
- a CDS encoding NADH-quinone oxidoreductase subunit NuoE family protein translates to MPKTINKIPAGDPLNIPEQKEIIDRILQENEGAVGATMVVLNELQSEIGFISQAMQAYVAEKLGEPISRIHGVVSFYSFFTTTPRGKHTVKFCVGTACYVSGINQIIDKAKQILNIEPGETTEDGLITLELCRCVGACSQAPVVVVDDNIHGRVQPNRFPRILQDIIKSETE, encoded by the coding sequence ATGCCGAAAACAATTAACAAGATACCCGCAGGTGACCCTCTCAACATACCTGAACAAAAAGAGATTATCGACCGGATCCTTCAAGAAAATGAAGGCGCTGTTGGAGCAACCATGGTGGTGCTGAACGAGTTACAGTCAGAAATTGGCTTCATCTCACAGGCGATGCAAGCTTATGTCGCAGAAAAACTCGGTGAACCAATCAGCCGCATTCATGGAGTTGTCTCTTTTTATTCGTTTTTCACCACCACGCCACGCGGCAAACACACCGTTAAATTCTGCGTTGGAACGGCATGCTATGTAAGCGGCATCAACCAGATTATTGACAAGGCAAAGCAGATCCTGAACATTGAACCCGGTGAAACCACTGAAGACGGTTTGATTACCTTAGAGCTCTGTCGTTGTGTTGGCGCTTGCAGCCAGGCACCAGTTGTCGTTGTTGATGACAACATTCACGGACGAGTGCAACCAAACAGATTCCCTAGAATCCTTCAAGATATTATTAAAAGTGAGACGGAATAA
- a CDS encoding PHP domain-containing protein: MPDKIQLKIFRSELHIHTVLSPCAGIEMIPPLIVSAARERGLNLIAITDHNASDNISAVMEAAQGTGLTVLPGIEIQTQEDVHVLCLFDELDQLLDLQSLVDKNLPRLENNIEFFGEQFVVDATGEFLRRKKQLLITATNLSFDRVFYAVDDLGGLFIPAHVNRQVFGLFYHLGFVPPDLPIVALEISRHITVDQAWEKHPQTRNYPLIQSGDVHYLDDFLGVNQFLIANPTIAEMKMALKNESGRHFCLCSPF, from the coding sequence GTGCCAGACAAAATTCAGTTAAAAATATTCCGATCTGAGCTGCACATCCATACCGTGCTGTCACCGTGTGCGGGCATCGAAATGATTCCCCCATTAATCGTGAGTGCAGCCCGGGAACGTGGACTTAATCTGATCGCCATTACAGATCACAACGCCAGCGACAACATCAGCGCTGTCATGGAAGCAGCCCAGGGTACAGGACTGACTGTCCTGCCTGGAATAGAGATACAAACCCAGGAGGATGTTCACGTCCTCTGCTTATTTGATGAACTGGACCAATTGCTGGACTTGCAATCTTTGGTAGACAAAAACCTCCCCCGTTTAGAAAATAACATCGAGTTTTTTGGTGAGCAATTTGTCGTCGATGCGACAGGTGAATTTTTACGCCGCAAAAAACAACTTTTAATTACAGCTACGAACCTCAGCTTTGATAGAGTTTTTTATGCCGTCGATGATTTAGGAGGGTTATTTATTCCGGCACACGTCAACCGCCAGGTATTTGGACTTTTTTATCATTTAGGTTTTGTTCCGCCTGACCTGCCTATAGTAGCCCTTGAAATTTCCCGCCACATCACTGTTGATCAAGCTTGGGAAAAGCATCCCCAGACCAGAAATTATCCGCTCATCCAAAGTGGGGATGTTCACTACCTGGATGATTTTTTGGGTGTTAACCAATTTTTGATCGCCAATCCAACGATCGCGGAGATGAAAATGGCTCTTAAAAATGAAAGTGGGCGGCATTTTTGTTTATGTTCACCCTTTTGA
- a CDS encoding DRTGG domain-containing protein, giving the protein MQLNEIIQKLDLKVLTEPVDFSAVPVGSGYCSDLLSCVMTGAEPDGLWITLMAHGNIVAVAALLDLAAIIVTEDAQPDDDTIEKANEKEVTILATKASNFEVVGRLWELGLRGSQA; this is encoded by the coding sequence ATGCAATTAAATGAGATTATACAAAAATTAGATTTGAAAGTCCTCACTGAACCGGTTGATTTTTCAGCCGTGCCAGTTGGCAGCGGTTATTGCTCGGACTTACTCAGTTGTGTAATGACCGGTGCTGAACCAGATGGTTTGTGGATCACACTCATGGCTCATGGCAACATTGTAGCAGTAGCTGCTCTTTTAGACCTGGCAGCCATCATCGTCACCGAAGATGCACAGCCAGATGATGACACAATCGAAAAAGCCAACGAAAAAGAGGTGACCATCCTCGCCACAAAAGCATCTAATTTTGAGGTGGTCGGACGCCTTTGGGAACTTGGTTTACGAGGGTCTCAGGCTTAA
- a CDS encoding CBS domain-containing protein has translation MATQKQKITDLYASDITRAEELAYELRIHEVMTKDPICLDPEMKMETVLSIFQENRFSGAPVTLEGELIGILSLEDLIRSLRNNDLNGSVREYMTTSPITVNANDPVIEALKTFARTKFGRLPVLDAEGHLVGIITKGDISNGLLTALQRDYHEEEIIRYRASHLFEDIVSGRTSLILRYDIRKGDFVHGGNASSKIKRALLRLGASPQLARRCGIAVYEAEMNLIIHTNHGGSLRVEIEPYKITMEAYDDGPGIVDIEKAMQTGYSTAPHEIREMGFGAGMGLVNINRCVDEMRLISSRERGTNLYMIMYLNENNETKAKEE, from the coding sequence ATGGCGACTCAAAAACAGAAAATTACCGATTTGTATGCAAGTGACATCACCAGGGCTGAAGAACTGGCGTATGAACTGCGCATTCACGAGGTGATGACGAAAGACCCCATTTGTCTTGACCCTGAAATGAAAATGGAGACTGTTTTATCCATCTTTCAAGAAAACAGGTTCTCTGGCGCACCGGTTACATTAGAAGGCGAATTGATCGGAATCCTCAGTTTGGAAGATCTTATTCGATCATTAAGAAATAATGACCTTAACGGATCAGTCCGAGAATACATGACCACATCACCAATTACTGTAAACGCAAATGATCCGGTGATTGAAGCCTTAAAGACCTTTGCACGAACCAAGTTTGGTCGACTTCCTGTGTTGGATGCCGAAGGACATTTAGTGGGGATCATCACCAAAGGAGACATTTCCAATGGGCTTCTTACTGCACTTCAACGTGACTACCACGAAGAAGAGATCATTCGATATCGAGCCAGCCACTTGTTTGAAGATATTGTTTCCGGTCGCACCAGCCTGATCCTGCGTTATGATATCCGGAAGGGCGACTTCGTGCATGGAGGCAATGCCTCCAGCAAGATCAAACGCGCACTCCTGCGCCTGGGCGCATCACCCCAGCTTGCCCGTCGTTGTGGCATCGCGGTTTACGAAGCTGAAATGAACCTGATCATCCACACAAACCATGGTGGGTCGCTTCGAGTTGAAATCGAACCCTACAAGATCACCATGGAAGCTTACGATGATGGCCCCGGAATTGTTGATATTGAAAAGGCTATGCAAACAGGTTATTCAACAGCTCCACATGAAATCCGAGAAATGGGGTTTGGCGCTGGAATGGGCCTGGTAAATATCAATCGTTGTGTTGATGAAATGCGATTAATTTCCTCAAGAGAACGCGGCACAAATCTTTACATGATCATGTATTTGAATGAAAATAACGAAACAAAGGCAAAAGAGGAATAA
- a CDS encoding DRTGG domain-containing protein — protein MKLKEIISLVEGKLLTDHYDPNEKIDGAMGADLMSDVLASISPGAALLTGLCNPQVIRTAIIADIHAIIFVRGKQPKEDTIDLANEENISIITTNLGLFEACGILYKAGMKSFEKQSLEDLNT, from the coding sequence ATGAAATTAAAAGAGATTATCTCACTGGTTGAAGGAAAACTTCTAACGGATCATTACGATCCGAATGAAAAAATTGATGGTGCGATGGGAGCGGATCTGATGAGTGATGTACTGGCATCAATCAGCCCGGGGGCTGCTCTGCTGACCGGCTTATGCAATCCTCAAGTCATCCGCACAGCGATAATTGCAGATATTCATGCCATCATATTTGTCCGGGGCAAACAGCCAAAAGAAGATACTATTGATCTCGCTAACGAAGAGAACATTTCGATCATTACCACAAACCTCGGATTGTTTGAGGCTTGTGGAATTCTATATAAAGCCGGCATGAAGAGTTTTGAAAAGCAATCACTCGAAGATTTAAATACATAA
- the hisS gene encoding histidine--tRNA ligase translates to MAEIIRSVKGTRDFYPEQMTVRRWMFDKIRTVSTLFGYQEYEGPCLEFIDLYAAKSGEELVKEQAFVFSTPGDDLLTLRPELTPTLARMVAQQQYELTFPLRWWSIGPFWRYEQPQRGRTREFYQWNIDLIGTESVAADVEIVAVAAMFMQEVGLSADQVRITVNNRRLMDQVFSRLSINRELRSSVFRLVDKLEKLSKQAWSNQAIETGLSYDQVDGLLKQLENESLWYDSPELIEFFELINTFGVQDYVVFDPKLVRGLDYYTGTVFEAFEIGGQSRAILGGGRYDNLVADVGGKPLPGVGFAMGDVVIELVLHDAGVIPDGLGDTVQILVTVFDSETVPESLRLATEIRQAGYRVVVYPDADKLGKQFKFADKRDIPIAVILGPDEINAGMVAIKNLKTREQVTVAREILLEQIEKFLPCHS, encoded by the coding sequence ATGGCAGAGATTATTCGTAGTGTGAAGGGCACACGGGACTTTTATCCTGAGCAAATGACTGTGCGGCGCTGGATGTTTGATAAAATACGCACGGTTTCCACCCTGTTCGGTTATCAGGAATATGAAGGTCCCTGCCTGGAATTTATTGACTTATATGCAGCAAAGTCAGGTGAAGAGCTGGTCAAAGAGCAGGCCTTTGTTTTTTCAACCCCTGGCGATGATTTATTGACCTTGCGTCCTGAATTAACGCCAACACTGGCCCGAATGGTAGCTCAACAACAATATGAGTTGACCTTTCCACTTCGGTGGTGGTCAATAGGGCCTTTCTGGCGTTATGAGCAACCTCAGCGCGGACGTACCCGAGAGTTTTATCAATGGAATATTGATTTAATTGGCACAGAATCGGTTGCCGCAGATGTAGAGATCGTGGCTGTCGCCGCAATGTTCATGCAAGAAGTTGGTCTGTCTGCCGACCAGGTACGGATCACGGTGAATAATCGTCGCTTGATGGACCAGGTGTTTTCCAGATTGTCGATCAATAGGGAGTTGCGCTCTTCTGTATTTCGTCTCGTGGACAAGTTAGAAAAATTATCCAAACAGGCATGGAGTAACCAGGCAATTGAAACTGGCTTGTCTTATGATCAGGTGGATGGACTTTTAAAACAACTGGAAAATGAATCGCTCTGGTATGATTCGCCGGAGCTGATTGAATTTTTTGAGTTGATTAATACCTTTGGGGTGCAAGATTACGTTGTCTTTGATCCTAAATTGGTCAGGGGGCTGGATTACTACACGGGGACTGTGTTTGAAGCCTTCGAAATTGGCGGACAATCCCGGGCAATTCTTGGCGGTGGACGCTATGACAACCTGGTAGCTGATGTGGGTGGTAAACCCCTTCCTGGTGTGGGTTTTGCAATGGGCGACGTGGTGATTGAACTGGTACTGCACGATGCGGGTGTGATCCCTGATGGGTTGGGTGATACGGTCCAAATACTGGTCACCGTGTTCGATAGCGAGACTGTCCCTGAATCATTGCGCCTGGCAACAGAGATCAGGCAGGCAGGTTACCGTGTGGTGGTCTATCCCGATGCGGACAAGCTCGGAAAGCAATTCAAATTTGCTGATAAACGCGATATTCCCATAGCGGTGATCCTTGGCCCGGATGAGATCAATGCTGGAATGGTTGCGATAAAAAACCTAAAAACTCGTGAACAAGTCACGGTTGCGCGCGAAATCCTGCTGGAGCAAATAGAAAAATTCTTGCCATGCCATTCCTGA